Genomic window (Syntrophorhabdaceae bacterium):
CCTGTAAATGGCCTGGGCGAGCACCGTGGCTGTGGTGGTGCCGTCACCGGCGACATCGGAAGTCTTGCTCGCTACCTCCTTTACCATCTGGGCGCCAATGTTCTCGAACTTGTCTTCCAATTCGATCTCTTTGGCCACGGTCACACCGTCTTTTGTGACGGTCGGAGAGCCGAATGATTTGTCTACCATTACGTTTCTTCCCCTGGGTCCCAAGGTAACTCTTACGGCATCGGCAAGTGCGTTTACCCCTCTGAGGAGCGATTCCCTTGCTTTCTGGTCATACAGAATATCTTTTGCCATGGTATCTCCTTCTCTCCTAATCTTTGATTATTGCGAGTATGTCTTCTTCCCTGAGGATCAGGTGCTCTTCGCCGTCAATTTTGATCTCCGTTCCCGAGTACTTGCCGAACAGGATCTTGTCTCCCGCCTTTACTTCAGGCGCCACTCTCTGACCCTTCTCCGTCATTTTACCGCTGCCGACCGCGACCACACGGCCCTCCTGGGGTTTCTCCTTAGCGGCATCCGGAATAATGATCCCCCCTTTTGTCTTCTCCTCTTCCTCGAGCCTCTTGATAACCACTCTATCCTGTAACGGTTTAACCTTCATTGCTTCGCACTCCCTTCTTTGTTTTAGGAATCTGCACTATGCTACGGTGGTTGTATATAACACAAGATCTACCAGCGCCTTATGCAATCTCTCGTGCACACATTCTTTTTGGAACTGCTCCTTCCTGACGCATTGCGGCTCATCCTCTACCAGGGCCCTTAAGTGTTGTGCTGTTCTGCAGCCAATACATAAATATAAGCATTATTGTTGCCGTTGGCAACGAGGCCTTGTTTCCTCTAGACGTTAAGGAATCGTACGCGGATCCTACTGCCGGACCCTATTTTGGAAAGTACCGTCGAACTTTCGCCGTAATCTGACGGTCCGTCATCTTGTCGACTGTTTCAACACCTGCAATACGTCCGCCGAGGCCGTGTTTTTCAAGACGTTCTTTAAGTTCGCCCTTCGCCTCACCGGGACCAAATATTACGATGGACTCTGCATCGCGAATAGATGCAATGACGGCATCGTAGTAAATGTTAAGATGTCCCGTAAGTGCTCTCTGTTGGCTATCCTGCGCCTGTACATGGTGAGGTTCATAAGGCCCCTTGAGGGGGGAATCGCCGGAACGGCGGGGCTGTTTTTGAACTCTCGATATTATCAGCCCTATCTCTTCCCCTTTGTCCGTAACAGTCACGATAATGGCCCTCCCATGATCGATCCACAAACCCAC
Coding sequences:
- the groES gene encoding co-chaperone GroES, translating into MKVKPLQDRVVIKRLEEEEKTKGGIIIPDAAKEKPQEGRVVAVGSGKMTEKGQRVAPEVKAGDKILFGKYSGTEIKIDGEEHLILREEDILAIIKD